The region CTCGCGCGCACCCGCGCGTACCGCTCGGTGAAGTACTCGCGCGCCGGGTGCCCCTCGGTGACGCTCTCGCCGAGCAGCGCCGAGAACGTCTGGATGATCCCGGGCCGCATGGAGTTGTACTCGACCAGTGAGGCGAGCAGGTCGACCCGCCACTGGGTGTCGGGCACGGCGTCCCACTGGTCCCGCTCCTTGAGCACCGCGACGAGGAGCGCGTCCTTCGTCGGGAAGTAGTGCAGCAGCCCCTGCTGGGTCAACCCCACGCGCTCCGCGACCGACGCCATGCTCGCGCCACGGTAGCCGCGCTCGGCGATCACCTCCAGGGCCGCCCGGACGATCTCGGCACGCCGCTCCTCGCTTCTGGCCCTGGTGCTCATGGCGTCACCGTACGGCATGTGTGAGCGCGCAATATAACCAATAGATAACTAAACCTACTGCTCTAC is a window of Streptomyces mirabilis DNA encoding:
- a CDS encoding TetR/AcrR family transcriptional regulator, which encodes MPYGDAMSTRARSEERRAEIVRAALEVIAERGYRGASMASVAERVGLTQQGLLHYFPTKDALLVAVLKERDQWDAVPDTQWRVDLLASLVEYNSMRPGIIQTFSALLGESVTEGHPAREYFTERYARVRASMAAVLRAEYGERLPNGLTPERTAPLLVAVMDGLQFQWLLDPESVDMPGAFRDFLALLGEG